The genomic region TCCAGACAGGCTTTGCCTGTTGCATTTCAATTGCATGCACAGGACAGTTTGCTGCACATTTTCCACATCCTATGCAAGCGTCAGTTACTGAAAAGTGTTTTGTTTTTCTTTCTCCTTCATATAGGTAGTACGCAATTTTTGTAACAGGAAGAGGTGTCTTGTAGTGCAGGAAATCACCAGTTGCCTTATTGCTCATTTTTTTGATGATTTCATCAATCTGCATTTCTGCTTTATCATTGGTTCGTTTTATTTTTTCCTTGTTGCTCAAGTCAAAGACAGGGGTCCATGTATCCGGCATCTTGACTCCGAACTTTGCATTGACAAGGTATCCCTTTTTTTGCATATACTTGTTGGCAAGATGGCCGGTTCCTCCTGGGGTTACCCCGTATGTTGCGATGAAGCAGACATACGTTTTTCCATTTGTAGTCAATGAAAATCTGTTGAGAAAGTCCCTGACTATGGTTGGAAAACCCAAATAGTATACAGGAGATATGATACTTAGATATTCACCTGGAGATAATTCAAATGAATATTCCTCATGC from Spirochaetia bacterium harbors:
- a CDS encoding EFR1 family ferrodoxin (N-terminal region resembles flavodoxins. C-terminal ferrodoxin region binds two 4Fe-4S clusters.); the protein is MVLYFTATGNSKYVATRIATAFNDRTVSIPDCMQHEEYSFELSPGEYLSIISPVYYLGFPTIVRDFLNRFSLTTNGKTYVCFIATYGVTPGGTGHLANKYMQKKGYLVNAKFGVKMPDTWTPVFDLSNKEKIKRTNDKAEMQIDEIIKKMSNKATGDFLHYKTPLPVTKIAYYLYEGERKTKHFSVTDACIGCGKCAANCPVHAIEMQQAKPVWIKDTCAICLGCLHRCPKFAIQYGKNTQKHGQYTHPDTLS